The genomic DNA cgggcggcggcggcggtggcagcGGCGGCGGTGGCAGCAACAGCGGTGCCacgccgggcggcggcggcggcccctccACAGGTACCTCAGCGATCACAACCTCTCTACCTCAACTCGGGGACCTGACGACACTGGGCAACTTCTCCGTGATCAACAGCAATGTCATCATTGAGAACCTGCAGAGCACCAAGGTGGCGGTGGCCCAGTTCTCCCAGGAAGCGAGGTGCAGCGGGGCCTCCGGGGGCAAGCTGGCCGTCCCGGCCCTCATGGAGCAGCTCCTGGccctgcagcagcagcagatcCACCAGCTGCAGCTGATCGAACAGATCCGCCACCAAATACTGCTGTTGGCTTCTCAGAACGCAGACTTGCCAACGTCTCCTAGTCCTCCTCAAGGGGCTTTACGAACATCTGCCAACCCCTTGTCCACACTAAGCTCCCATTTATCTCAGCAGCTGGCGGCGGCAGCTGGATTAGCACAGAGCCTCGCCAGCCAGTCTGCCAGCATCAGCGGTGTGAAACAGCTCCCCCCCATCCAGCTACCTCAGAGCAGTTCCGGCCACACCATCGTTCCACCCAACAGCGGCTCTTCCCCCAACATTAACATTTTGGCGGCAGCGGTGACCACCCCGTCCTCGGAAAAAGTGGCTTCGAGCGCTGGCGCCTCGCACGCCGGCCACCCGGCAGCCTCGGCGTCATCCTCACCAGCTTTTGCAATAAGCAGTTTATTGAATCCTGCATCTAATCCACTTCTACCTCAGCCGGCCCCCGCTAACTCGGTTTTCCCCAGCCCCTTGCCCAACATCGGAACGACTGCAGAGGATTTAAACTCCCTGTCTGCCTTGGCCCagcaaagaaaaagcaagccACCAAATGTCACTGCCTTCGAAGCGAAGAGTACTTCGGATGAGGCGTTCTTCAAACACAAGTGCAGGTTCTGCGCGAAGGTCTTCGGGAGCGACAGTGCCTTGCAGATCCACCTGCGCTCCCACACCGGAGAGAGGCCCTTCAAGTGCAACATCTGCGGAAACAGGTTCTCCACCAAGGGGAACCTCAAAGTCCACTTCCAGCGCCACAAAGAGAAATACCCTCATATCCAGATGAACCCCTATCCCGTGCCTGAGCATCTGGACAATATCCCCACGAGTACCGGCATCCCATACGGCATGTCCATTCCTCCGGAAAAGCCGGTCACCAGCTGGCTAGACACCAAACCGGTCCTGCCCACCCTGACCACTTCGGTCGGCCTGCCGTTGCCCCCGACCCTCCCGAGCCTCACACCGTTCATCAAGACCGAAGAGCCAGCCCCCATCCCCATCAGCCATTCTGCCACCAGCCCCCCAGGCTCAGTCACTAGTGACTCCGGGGCCCCCGAGCCGGCCCCCAGAAACCTGGGTGGGCTCGCAGATGAGGCCGAAGGGTCCACGGTGCCACCCTCCGGTGGCAAAAGCGAAGAGAGTGGCCTGGCCCCCGGCTCAGCCGCGGCGGCCAGTAGCAGCTGTCTGAGCTCCCCAGCAGCAGACGGTGGCCCGGGCAGTGCCACCGCCTTCACCAACCCCTTGCTGCCGCTCATGTCTGAGCAGTTCAAGGCGAAGTTTCCGTTTGGGGGCCTCCTGGACTCGGCCCAGGCGTCAGAGACATCCAAGCTGCAGCAGTTGGTAGAGAACATTGACAAGAAGGCCACGGACCCCAATGAGTGTATCATCTGCCACCGGGTCCTCAGTTGTCAGAGCGCCTTGAAGATGCACTACCGGACGCACACCGGGGAGAGGCCCTTTAAGTGTAAGATCTGCGGCCGGGCTTTCACCACGAAAGGGAACCTTAAAACCCATTATAGTGTCCATCGTGCTATGCCCCCGCTCAGAGTCCAGCATTCCTGCCCCATCTGCCAGAAGAAGTTCACCAACGCTGTGGTCCTGCAGCAGCACATTCGAATGCATATGGGCGGTCAGATCCCCAACACCCCGGTCCCCGACAGCTACCCCGAGTCCATGGAGTCAG from Canis lupus dingo isolate Sandy chromosome 2, ASM325472v2, whole genome shotgun sequence includes the following:
- the SALL1 gene encoding sal-like protein 1, with the protein product MSRRKQAKPQHFQSDPEVASLPRRDGDTEKGQPNRTTKSKDAHVCGRCCAEFFELSDLLLHKKNCTKNQLVLIVNESPATPPETFSPTPPPEHHPDEPQMNDPANKTDQADCSDLSEHRGRDREESMEVEAPGANKGGGGAPGGGGGGSGGGGSNSGATPGGGGGPSTGTSAITTSLPQLGDLTTLGNFSVINSNVIIENLQSTKVAVAQFSQEARCSGASGGKLAVPALMEQLLALQQQQIHQLQLIEQIRHQILLLASQNADLPTSPSPPQGALRTSANPLSTLSSHLSQQLAAAAGLAQSLASQSASISGVKQLPPIQLPQSSSGHTIVPPNSGSSPNINILAAAVTTPSSEKVASSAGASHAGHPAASASSSPAFAISSLLNPASNPLLPQPAPANSVFPSPLPNIGTTAEDLNSLSALAQQRKSKPPNVTAFEAKSTSDEAFFKHKCRFCAKVFGSDSALQIHLRSHTGERPFKCNICGNRFSTKGNLKVHFQRHKEKYPHIQMNPYPVPEHLDNIPTSTGIPYGMSIPPEKPVTSWLDTKPVLPTLTTSVGLPLPPTLPSLTPFIKTEEPAPIPISHSATSPPGSVTSDSGAPEPAPRNLGGLADEAEGSTVPPSGGKSEESGLAPGSAAAASSSCLSSPAADGGPGSATAFTNPLLPLMSEQFKAKFPFGGLLDSAQASETSKLQQLVENIDKKATDPNECIICHRVLSCQSALKMHYRTHTGERPFKCKICGRAFTTKGNLKTHYSVHRAMPPLRVQHSCPICQKKFTNAVVLQQHIRMHMGGQIPNTPVPDSYPESMESDTGSFDEKNFDDLDNFSDENMEDCPEGSIPDTPKSADASQDSLSSSPLPLEMSSIAALENQMKMINAGLAEQLQASLKSVENGSVEGDVLTNDSSSVGGDMESQSAGSPAISESTSSMQALSPSNSTQELHKSPSVEEKPQRAVPSEFANGLSPTPVNGGALDLTSSHAEKIIKEDSLGILFPFRDRGKFKNTACDICGKTFACQSALDIHYRSHTKERPFICTVCNRGFSTKGNLKQHMLTHQMRDLPSQLFEPSSNLGPNQNSAVIPANSLSSLIKTEVNGFVHVTPQDSKDTSTSHVPSGPLSSSATSPVLLPALPRRTPKQHYCNTCGKTFSSSSALQIHERTHTGEKPFACTICGRAFTTKGNLKVHMGTHMWNSTPARRGRRLSVDGPMTFLGGNPVKFPEMFQKDLAARSGSGDPSSFWNQYAAALSNGLAMKANEISVIQNGGIPPIPGSLGSGSSSPISGLTGNLEKLQNSEPSAPLAGLEKMASSENGTNFRFTRFVEDSKEIVTS